The following coding sequences are from one Ornithorhynchus anatinus isolate Pmale09 chromosome 18, mOrnAna1.pri.v4, whole genome shotgun sequence window:
- the BTF3L4 gene encoding transcription factor BTF3 homolog 4 isoform X2: MIKDDGTVIHFNNPKVQASLSANTFAITGHAEAKPITEMLPGILSQLGADSLTSLRKLAEQFPRQVLDSKAPKPEDIDEEDDDVPDLVENFDEASKNEAN, from the exons ATGATCAAGGACGACGGGACGGTCATCCACTTCAACAACCCCAAGGTGCAGGCCTCCCTCTCCGCCAACACCTTCGCCATCACGGGTCACGCAGAGGCCAAACCCATCACGGAAATGCTCCCGGGGATCTTGAGCCAGCTCGGCGCCGACAGCTTGACGAGCCTTCGGAAGTTGGCCGAGCAGTTCCCGCGACAAG tcTTGGACAGCAAAGCACCGAAGCCCGAAGACATCGACGAGGAGGACGATGACGTTCCAG ATCTCGTAGAGAACTTTGACGAGGCGTCCAAGAACGAGGCGAACTGA